One window of Chryseobacterium indologenes genomic DNA carries:
- a CDS encoding ATP-dependent Clp protease ATP-binding subunit — MGVLVTNETVKQLFHIAQSIAKENYNGTYGGPHILQALMHKDIGLNEFLKSIDKDPGYFYEWADVRIEEYPKTNHLPDEVGQDDAIDTLIEEADDIRLKLGLDEITPICILTAIVKPQVVFSLQQLKSLPLREHEIFNLYRKDTPFTVSEDGDFSSLFSNGSDYSDSSFPSIKSYCVDRTAQARKGEIENIIGRDKELRMLVEILCRRSKPNVIIIGEPGVGKTALVEGFATEIIKGNVPEMLKNGTLLELDTGALLAGTSYKGEIEDRLKKVINECKKIEKAILFIDEIHTLLDPKGSIGNVANLLKPELARGEITVIGATTQEEYRKIIEPEQAFNRRFEVLTVHEPDEKTCVKMIDVLLEGYKKHHGIEVEKTAIPECVRLAKRYAKGKKLPDAAIDLLDRTMAAIKMLDELSEKELSSWKESYDAILEEEYTDSKDKADELIWTYNLLRDKISPILWGSLSEQPAIDNSMPVDQIQKIIEDTYAELLQHAAKKREKVDRLELAAVMAAKTNIPIGKIQAQEKEKLLNMESLLLNRVVGQDHALKILSDAIVENRSGLNKPGQPIGSFFLLGPTGTGKTELAKSMAELLFNDEKAMVRFDMSEFKEEHSAALLYGAPPGYVGYEEGGMLVNKIRQQPYTVVLFDEIEKAHHSVFDVFLQIMDEGKVHDKLGKEGDFSNALILFTSNIGSEEIVKQFEEGKVPESSSLMQIMSNSGRFRPEFLARITEIIPFAPITESIAERIFNIQLKSLHTSLTRLGITLKISDDAVRNLALGGFSSKYGARQISGVIRAQLARPISKMIVREEVKSGQAIHVDWNKEEEKPSWKVD, encoded by the coding sequence ATGGGAGTACTAGTAACCAACGAAACCGTAAAGCAACTATTTCACATTGCTCAGTCGATAGCGAAGGAAAATTATAATGGAACCTATGGAGGCCCGCATATTCTGCAGGCTTTAATGCATAAAGATATCGGACTTAATGAATTTCTGAAAAGTATAGATAAAGATCCCGGCTATTTTTATGAATGGGCAGACGTCCGTATTGAAGAATACCCTAAAACAAATCATCTTCCCGATGAAGTGGGTCAGGATGATGCCATAGATACTCTTATTGAAGAAGCTGATGATATCCGTTTAAAATTGGGATTGGATGAGATTACCCCTATCTGTATTCTGACAGCAATTGTAAAACCACAGGTTGTATTCTCACTTCAGCAGCTGAAATCACTTCCGTTGAGAGAACATGAGATATTCAATCTATACAGAAAAGATACACCGTTTACCGTTTCAGAAGATGGTGATTTCTCATCATTATTTTCAAACGGTTCAGACTATTCAGACTCTTCTTTTCCTTCCATTAAAAGCTATTGTGTAGACAGAACCGCACAGGCAAGAAAAGGAGAAATTGAAAATATCATCGGCAGAGATAAAGAACTCAGAATGCTGGTAGAAATTCTTTGCCGCAGAAGCAAACCAAACGTGATCATCATCGGGGAACCAGGAGTAGGAAAAACTGCATTGGTAGAAGGATTTGCTACTGAAATTATCAAAGGAAATGTTCCTGAAATGCTTAAAAACGGTACCCTTTTGGAACTGGACACCGGAGCATTGCTAGCCGGAACTTCTTATAAAGGTGAAATTGAAGACCGTCTGAAAAAAGTAATCAATGAATGTAAGAAAATTGAAAAAGCCATTCTTTTCATTGATGAGATTCATACCCTTTTAGACCCGAAAGGAAGCATCGGAAACGTTGCCAACCTTTTGAAACCTGAGCTTGCCAGAGGTGAAATTACCGTAATTGGAGCTACTACCCAGGAAGAATACAGAAAAATTATAGAGCCGGAACAGGCTTTTAACCGTCGTTTCGAGGTTTTAACCGTGCATGAGCCGGATGAAAAGACTTGCGTGAAAATGATTGATGTTCTTCTTGAAGGCTACAAAAAACATCATGGTATTGAAGTCGAAAAAACTGCGATTCCGGAATGTGTACGTCTCGCTAAAAGATATGCAAAAGGTAAAAAATTACCCGATGCCGCTATTGATTTATTAGACAGAACAATGGCAGCCATCAAAATGCTTGATGAATTGTCAGAAAAAGAATTGAGCAGCTGGAAAGAAAGCTATGATGCTATTTTAGAAGAAGAATATACAGACAGCAAAGACAAAGCAGACGAGCTGATCTGGACTTATAATCTCCTGAGGGATAAAATAAGCCCGATTCTTTGGGGGTCGCTGAGTGAGCAGCCTGCCATTGACAACTCTATGCCGGTAGATCAGATTCAAAAGATTATTGAAGACACTTATGCCGAACTTCTGCAGCATGCTGCGAAGAAAAGAGAAAAAGTAGACAGACTTGAACTTGCCGCTGTAATGGCTGCGAAAACCAATATTCCAATCGGAAAGATCCAGGCTCAGGAAAAAGAAAAGCTTCTGAATATGGAATCTCTTCTGCTAAACAGAGTAGTAGGACAGGATCATGCATTAAAAATCCTTTCCGATGCTATTGTGGAAAACCGAAGCGGATTGAATAAACCAGGTCAGCCAATCGGGTCATTCTTCCTTCTGGGACCTACAGGAACAGGTAAAACAGAGCTGGCAAAATCAATGGCAGAGTTACTTTTCAATGATGAAAAAGCAATGGTGCGTTTTGATATGTCTGAATTTAAAGAAGAACATTCCGCAGCCTTATTATACGGAGCGCCTCCGGGATATGTAGGATACGAAGAAGGAGGTATGCTTGTCAATAAAATCAGACAACAGCCCTATACCGTTGTTTTATTTGACGAAATTGAAAAAGCCCACCACTCAGTTTTTGATGTGTTCCTTCAGATTATGGATGAAGGAAAAGTTCACGATAAATTAGGTAAAGAAGGAGATTTCAGCAATGCATTGATCCTGTTTACCTCCAATATCGGAAGTGAAGAAATTGTAAAACAGTTTGAAGAAGGAAAAGTTCCTGAATCATCTTCACTGATGCAGATTATGTCAAATTCAGGACGATTCAGACCTGAGTTTTTAGCAAGAATCACAGAGATCATTCCTTTTGCACCAATCACAGAATCTATTGCAGAAAGAATCTTCAATATTCAGCTGAAATCACTTCATACCTCATTGACAAGACTGGGAATCACTTTAAAAATCAGTGATGATGCAGTAAGAAACCTTGCATTAGGCGGATTCAGCAGCAAGTATGGAGCAAGACAGATCTCAGGAGTAATCCGTGCACAACTTGCCAGACCGATCTCTAAAATGATTGTCAGAGAAGAAGTAAAATCCGGCCAGGCCATTCATGTAGATTGGAATAAAGAGGAAGAAAAGCCAAGCTGGAAAGTAGATTAA
- a CDS encoding lytic transglycosylase domain-containing protein, whose translation MKTIVRNIFTGLLLLGTVISVNGQFLAASDTSESSVRRYKGIINANKDLVEFIEQLLLQKGLPKHLRNLALIESHFDRNITSGAGAVGIWQLMTAHANQYGLTEQNRTDVYKSTKTAVISLANLYKKYNNWVTVVAAYNCGEGNIAKAMEAAGSSQYHEFSKYLPGETINHVKKYLNACYATGELQSVLSNYNSSRINKVFFEDGNRRVMAAALSETEINAGFNLKVVADELKVDMDKILTWNPGIVEELQKKGESPFYLPVDLMPDFLLRKNKILVRSIKEGASTQQ comes from the coding sequence ATGAAAACCATTGTCAGAAATATTTTTACAGGCTTACTATTATTGGGAACTGTTATCAGTGTAAACGGGCAGTTTCTTGCTGCTTCAGATACCTCAGAAAGCAGTGTGAGAAGATATAAGGGCATCATTAATGCCAATAAAGATCTTGTAGAATTTATTGAACAGTTACTCCTTCAGAAAGGACTTCCCAAGCATCTGAGAAACCTAGCCCTGATAGAATCCCATTTCGACAGAAATATTACTTCCGGAGCCGGAGCCGTGGGAATATGGCAGCTGATGACTGCACATGCCAACCAATACGGACTTACGGAACAAAATCGTACTGATGTTTATAAAAGTACGAAAACAGCGGTCATCTCATTAGCAAACCTTTATAAAAAATATAACAACTGGGTAACCGTTGTAGCTGCCTATAACTGCGGTGAAGGAAATATTGCCAAAGCGATGGAAGCTGCAGGCTCCTCTCAATATCACGAATTCTCTAAATACCTTCCCGGAGAAACCATTAATCATGTGAAGAAATACCTCAATGCATGTTATGCTACCGGAGAGCTTCAGAGTGTTTTAAGCAACTATAATTCTTCAAGGATCAACAAAGTTTTCTTTGAAGACGGAAACAGAAGAGTGATGGCTGCTGCGCTTTCAGAAACAGAAATCAATGCCGGATTCAATCTGAAAGTTGTCGCTGATGAACTTAAAGTGGATATGGATAAAATCCTCACCTGGAATCCAGGTATCGTAGAAGAGCTTCAGAAAAAAGGAGAAAGCCCTTTCTATCTGCCGGTTGACCTGATGCCGGATTTTCTGCTAAGAAAAAATAAAATACTGGTGCGCTCCATCAAAGAAGGAGCAAGTACTCAACAGTAG
- the tssD gene encoding type VI secretion system tube protein TssD, producing MAERNSRGILKFNGGEGQKLLKMNYSVSRSTDVSGRVASDPSNALIKVTVEATEKSDILESLLNGKYKPTKGEITFNKSHEEGTLITLNWENGYVIQHEVDFDAIDSNSMLISFVISAETIDYGTSQYAGLWPSTGSN from the coding sequence ATGGCAGAAAGAAATTCAAGAGGAATCTTAAAATTCAACGGAGGAGAAGGACAGAAGCTGTTAAAAATGAATTACAGTGTATCCAGATCTACAGACGTATCAGGACGTGTAGCATCAGATCCTTCTAACGCATTGATCAAAGTAACAGTAGAAGCTACTGAAAAATCTGACATCCTTGAAAGCTTGTTAAACGGTAAATACAAGCCTACAAAAGGAGAAATTACATTCAACAAATCTCACGAAGAAGGAACATTGATTACTTTGAACTGGGAGAACGGATATGTAATTCAGCACGAAGTAGACTTCGATGCAATCGACAGCAACAGTATGCTGATCAGCTTCGTAATCAGTGCTGAAACCATTGACTACGGCACTTCACAGTATGCTGGACTATGGCCTTCTACAGGTAGTAATTAA
- the tssD gene encoding type VI secretion system tube protein TssD has product MAERNSRGILKFNNGEGQKLLKMNYSVSRSTDVSGRVASDPSNALIKVTVEATEKSDILESLLNGKYKPTVGEITFNKSHEEGTLITLKWENGYVIQHEVDFDAVDSNSMLISFVVSAETIDYGTSQYAGLWPSTGK; this is encoded by the coding sequence ATGGCAGAAAGAAATTCAAGAGGAATCTTAAAATTCAACAACGGTGAAGGACAGAAACTGTTAAAAATGAACTACAGTGTATCAAGATCTACAGACGTATCAGGACGTGTAGCATCAGATCCTTCTAACGCATTAATCAAGGTTACGGTAGAAGCTACTGAAAAGTCAGACATCCTTGAAAGCTTGTTAAACGGTAAATACAAGCCAACAGTAGGAGAAATCACTTTCAACAAATCTCACGAAGAAGGAACACTAATTACTTTGAAATGGGAGAACGGATATGTAATCCAGCACGAAGTAGATTTCGACGCAGTAGACAGCAACAGTATGCTGATCAGCTTCGTAGTCAGCGCTGAAACTATTGACTACGGTACTTCTCAGTACGCAGGACTATGGCCTTCTACAGGTAAATAA
- the polA gene encoding DNA polymerase I, protein MDATQDKRLFLIDAYAMIFRGYYALIRNPRLTSKGLDTSAIFGFTNSLIELIRREKPTHLAVVFDVGQASVRTDDYSDYKANRSETPEAIKIAVPYIHRILEAMHIPRLGVEGYEADDVIGTIACKAEKEGYTTFMVTPDKDFAQLVTDNIKIYKPGLKGGDIEILGVEEVKAKYEIEDPKQVIDFLAMMGDAVDNIPGLEGVGEKTAMKFLKEFGNIETLLANTDKLKGKLKEKVEASAERGILSKKLATIICDAPVEFHQEQYDLETPDFEKVKEVFDEIEFRRLYENLYRAFAPAPTETVVVSEVEVKQTPAGTEIKGQVMQLDLFANFEELEQATSTKSTIEQNDHLYQFIDNPKAQKKLVDNLLQQKVVCFDTETTSLNELEAELVGMSFSYKKGLAYYIPLSEDRAEVLQTLEIFRPFFEKKDLLKIAHNLKYDYKVLKQYDITVKGAMFDTMIAHYLLNPDGRHGMDYLSEVYLNYKPVSIETIIGKKGKKQGSFRDADLRTQTDYAAEDADITFQLYELFAPQLKKENLEELFYNIEMPLMEVLAKMELAGISLDEKWLAQESVDLENDLKQLETTIFELSGEEFNMNSPKQLGEILFEKMQLDPKAKKTKTGQYATSEDVLQKLSSKHEIIKHILEYRTYQKLKSTYVDALPSQIDKEDNRVHTNFSQTTAATGRLASVNPNLQNIPIRTLRGQQIRGAFVSGEGKKIISADYSQIELRLIAEISGEDNMIKAFQDGEDIHASTAAKLFKIPLEEVSKTQRSQAKTVNFGIIYGQGAFALAEQTGLSRTEAKQMIEAYFETYPKLKEYMAEQVNKARQLGFVETILGRKRHLKDINSNNFVVRGHAERNAVNAPVQGSAADVVKLAMIKIDRELEEQQLKTKMLLQVHDELIFESPTDEIEAASKLIKTEMENALKTQVPLLVEIGVGDNWLEAH, encoded by the coding sequence ATGGACGCAACACAAGATAAAAGGCTGTTTCTCATCGATGCCTATGCGATGATTTTCAGAGGATATTACGCATTAATCAGGAATCCAAGACTCACCAGTAAAGGACTGGATACTTCTGCGATCTTTGGTTTTACCAATTCTTTGATCGAATTGATCAGAAGGGAAAAACCTACCCACCTGGCAGTAGTTTTTGACGTAGGACAGGCGAGTGTAAGAACTGATGACTATTCAGATTACAAAGCCAACAGAAGCGAAACTCCTGAAGCGATTAAAATTGCTGTTCCATACATCCACAGAATTCTTGAAGCCATGCATATTCCCCGCCTGGGAGTAGAAGGATATGAGGCGGATGATGTAATAGGTACTATTGCGTGCAAAGCAGAAAAGGAAGGGTATACCACTTTCATGGTAACACCGGATAAGGATTTTGCACAGCTGGTTACAGATAATATTAAAATTTATAAACCAGGCTTAAAAGGGGGAGATATTGAAATTCTCGGAGTAGAAGAAGTAAAAGCAAAATACGAAATTGAAGATCCTAAGCAGGTAATTGATTTCCTTGCTATGATGGGTGATGCAGTAGATAATATTCCCGGGCTGGAAGGTGTAGGAGAAAAAACGGCGATGAAGTTTCTGAAAGAATTTGGAAATATCGAAACTTTATTAGCCAATACCGATAAGCTGAAAGGAAAGCTGAAGGAGAAAGTGGAAGCTTCTGCAGAGCGTGGTATTTTATCTAAAAAATTAGCAACTATTATCTGTGATGCCCCTGTAGAATTTCATCAGGAACAATATGATCTGGAAACTCCGGATTTTGAAAAAGTAAAAGAAGTCTTTGATGAAATAGAATTCAGGAGACTTTACGAAAATCTTTACAGAGCTTTTGCTCCTGCTCCGACAGAAACAGTGGTGGTGAGCGAGGTAGAAGTAAAGCAGACTCCGGCAGGTACAGAAATCAAAGGACAGGTAATGCAGCTTGATCTTTTTGCCAATTTTGAAGAGCTGGAACAGGCTACTTCTACAAAATCTACCATTGAGCAGAATGATCATCTCTATCAGTTTATTGATAATCCAAAAGCACAGAAAAAACTGGTCGATAATCTTTTACAGCAAAAGGTTGTTTGCTTTGATACGGAAACCACTTCATTAAACGAACTGGAGGCAGAATTGGTGGGAATGAGTTTCTCTTATAAAAAAGGACTTGCCTATTATATTCCGCTTTCTGAAGACAGAGCTGAAGTGCTGCAGACATTAGAGATTTTCAGACCGTTTTTTGAAAAAAAAGACCTGCTGAAAATTGCTCATAATCTGAAATATGATTATAAAGTTTTAAAACAATACGACATTACCGTTAAAGGAGCAATGTTTGATACTATGATAGCCCATTACCTGTTGAATCCGGACGGAAGACACGGTATGGATTACCTTTCAGAGGTATACTTGAACTATAAACCCGTATCCATAGAAACCATTATTGGGAAAAAGGGTAAGAAACAGGGAAGCTTCAGAGATGCAGATCTGAGAACACAGACCGATTATGCAGCAGAAGATGCAGACATTACTTTCCAGTTATACGAGCTTTTTGCACCACAGTTGAAAAAAGAAAATCTGGAAGAGCTTTTTTACAATATTGAAATGCCTCTGATGGAAGTTCTTGCAAAAATGGAACTGGCAGGTATTTCTCTGGATGAAAAATGGCTGGCACAGGAAAGTGTAGACCTTGAAAATGACCTGAAGCAATTAGAAACCACAATTTTTGAACTTTCCGGAGAAGAATTCAATATGAATTCACCAAAACAGCTGGGAGAAATCCTGTTTGAAAAAATGCAGCTGGATCCGAAAGCCAAAAAAACAAAGACGGGACAATATGCAACCTCAGAAGATGTTCTTCAGAAATTAAGTTCAAAACATGAGATCATCAAGCATATTCTGGAATACAGAACCTATCAGAAATTAAAATCAACTTATGTGGATGCTCTGCCATCACAGATAGATAAGGAAGATAACAGGGTACATACCAATTTCTCACAGACTACAGCCGCTACAGGCCGTCTGGCGAGTGTAAATCCGAACTTACAAAATATCCCGATCCGAACTTTAAGAGGACAGCAGATTCGTGGGGCCTTTGTTTCAGGAGAAGGAAAGAAAATTATTTCTGCCGATTATTCACAGATTGAACTTCGTTTAATTGCTGAAATCTCGGGAGAAGATAATATGATCAAAGCATTCCAGGATGGAGAAGATATTCACGCTTCCACAGCAGCAAAACTCTTTAAAATTCCTTTGGAAGAAGTTTCCAAGACCCAGAGAAGCCAGGCAAAGACTGTAAACTTCGGTATTATCTACGGACAGGGAGCTTTTGCTTTGGCAGAACAGACCGGATTATCCCGTACAGAAGCCAAGCAGATGATCGAAGCATATTTTGAAACCTATCCAAAACTGAAGGAATACATGGCTGAGCAGGTGAATAAAGCACGTCAGCTTGGTTTTGTAGAAACCATATTAGGAAGAAAACGTCATTTGAAAGATATCAATTCCAACAATTTCGTGGTAAGAGGACATGCAGAAAGAAATGCTGTAAATGCACCGGTTCAGGGAAGTGCCGCAGATGTTGTAAAGCTTGCCATGATTAAAATTGACAGGGAACTTGAAGAACAACAGCTAAAAACAAAAATGCTGCTTCAGGTACATGATGAATTGATATTTGAATCTCCAACAGATGAGATTGAAGCCGCTTCAAAACTGATTAAAACTGAAATGGAAAATGCTTTAAAAACGCAGGTTCCTTTGTTGGTAGAAATTGGAGTAGGAGACAACTGGCTGGAAGCGCATTAA
- a CDS encoding immunity 22 family protein, with product MDKEISHFWLGYFKNEEDFYAFVEEDENYYIEEETDDQYVSKFAESQNIKWFDDDFIEYGFEDERLSLYDKFAEYSYADQWLPILENKLNELILDTPVNAIIFATRFVIPNPVSVENDDFSLHYVGEIEYDI from the coding sequence ATGGATAAAGAAATTTCACACTTCTGGTTAGGATATTTCAAGAATGAAGAAGACTTTTATGCTTTTGTAGAAGAGGATGAAAATTATTATATAGAAGAGGAAACTGATGATCAGTACGTTTCAAAATTCGCGGAATCACAAAACATCAAATGGTTTGATGATGATTTTATAGAGTATGGTTTTGAAGATGAAAGGCTTAGTCTTTATGACAAGTTTGCAGAATATTCTTATGCCGACCAATGGCTTCCCATCCTGGAAAACAAACTGAATGAGCTAATTCTGGATACTCCCGTGAATGCTATTATTTTTGCGACAAGATTTGTAATTCCGAATCCGGTTTCTGTAGAGAATGATGATTTTTCACTGCATTATGTGGGGGAAATAGAATATGACATTTAG
- a CDS encoding YdeI/OmpD-associated family protein produces the protein MKPTFFSTKEEFREWLEKHHEDAKELLTGFYKTGSGKPSMSWSESVDQALCFGWIDGVRKSIDHESYSIRFTPRKSSSIWSNINIKKVEELTKAELMTPAGQKAFDLRKENKSGIYSHEKVEVALDPVYQKQFTDDQAAWDFFESQAPSYKKVIIHWIMSAKQEKTRLSRLEKAIDTSKQSKRLE, from the coding sequence ATGAAACCTACATTTTTTTCGACAAAAGAAGAATTCAGAGAATGGCTTGAGAAGCACCATGAAGATGCAAAAGAACTTTTAACAGGGTTCTACAAAACCGGAAGCGGAAAACCTTCGATGAGCTGGTCTGAATCTGTAGATCAGGCTTTGTGCTTTGGCTGGATAGACGGAGTGCGAAAATCAATAGATCACGAAAGTTATTCTATACGTTTTACTCCGAGAAAGTCTTCCAGCATTTGGAGCAACATCAATATCAAGAAAGTTGAAGAGCTCACCAAAGCAGAACTGATGACTCCCGCAGGGCAAAAAGCATTTGATCTCAGAAAAGAGAACAAATCCGGAATTTATTCCCATGAAAAAGTAGAAGTTGCTCTTGATCCTGTTTATCAGAAACAGTTTACAGATGATCAGGCTGCATGGGATTTTTTTGAAAGCCAGGCTCCTTCCTATAAAAAGGTTATCATACATTGGATTATGAGTGCCAAACAGGAAAAGACAAGACTTTCACGGCTTGAAAAAGCTATTGATACAAGTAAACAATCAAAAAGATTAGAATAA
- a CDS encoding MgtC/SapB family protein produces MNFLQDHYAVKNELLLILISVILGLFIGAEREYRNKSAGLRTFILVCFGACLFTILSIKIGVENPDRLAANIITGIGFLGAGVIFKGDNKIEGITTATTIWATASIGMAVGSGYVYIAMLGTALVLIILNVLTYLQNFIDNYNKVREYKIAVTASADIQYCEDIFKEHHLKYLMIKQQYSPESLTVIWRLTGKNTHHEEVIRRLVDDPKIKAYQF; encoded by the coding sequence ATGAATTTTCTTCAGGACCATTACGCTGTCAAAAATGAATTATTACTCATTCTTATTTCTGTTATTTTAGGGCTGTTTATTGGTGCTGAACGTGAATACCGTAATAAATCTGCGGGTCTCAGAACCTTTATACTGGTTTGTTTCGGTGCTTGTCTCTTTACTATTCTTTCCATAAAAATTGGCGTTGAAAATCCGGATCGTCTCGCAGCCAATATCATTACCGGAATCGGATTTCTGGGGGCGGGTGTTATTTTCAAAGGAGACAATAAAATTGAAGGAATTACCACAGCAACCACTATTTGGGCAACGGCTTCTATTGGAATGGCGGTAGGTTCAGGATATGTCTATATTGCAATGTTGGGAACTGCTTTGGTATTAATTATTTTGAATGTATTGACTTACCTGCAGAATTTCATTGATAATTATAATAAAGTAAGGGAATATAAAATTGCTGTTACGGCTTCTGCGGATATTCAATATTGTGAAGATATCTTTAAAGAACACCACCTAAAATACCTGATGATCAAACAGCAGTATTCACCGGAAAGTTTAACTGTTATCTGGCGGCTAACAGGGAAAAATACCCATCATGAAGAAGTAATCAGACGTCTGGTAGATGACCCCAAAATTAAAGCCTATCAGTTTTAG
- a CDS encoding copper resistance protein NlpE: protein MMKSKMFMLGMGAVLFIASCSKKETTETTGTTTDSAIAVQPAATDSITKATPTAPGDTSENALDWAGTYEATVPCADCPGIKTSLTLNNDKTFSISEEYLDRNSKNQDKGSFAWDSTGSMITLKGKSANYKYKVGENMLIQLDMEGKEIDGPNKDLYVFKKK from the coding sequence ATGATGAAAAGCAAAATGTTCATGTTGGGAATGGGAGCAGTTTTATTCATTGCTTCATGTTCTAAAAAAGAAACGACTGAAACAACCGGTACAACCACAGATTCCGCAATAGCTGTTCAACCAGCTGCTACAGACAGTATCACAAAAGCTACTCCTACAGCACCTGGTGACACGTCTGAAAATGCACTGGACTGGGCCGGTACTTATGAAGCGACAGTTCCTTGTGCTGACTGTCCGGGAATCAAGACTTCTTTAACATTGAATAATGATAAAACCTTCAGCATTTCTGAAGAATATCTTGACAGAAATTCAAAGAACCAGGATAAAGGCTCTTTTGCATGGGATTCTACGGGAAGCATGATTACTTTAAAAGGTAAATCTGCCAATTATAAATATAAAGTGGGTGAAAATATGCTGATACAGTTAGATATGGAAGGAAAAGAAATTGATGGTCCCAACAAGGATCTCTATGTATTCAAGAAAAAATAA